From a region of the Armatimonas rosea genome:
- a CDS encoding C40 family peptidase has translation MKRPQDIQRTAREIVLPDGRRVSTLYKDDFPGGEGPVLLTARSVWWGTRDMVFRADLATGKREVYLPWAGGKGIVQALEQTGDAVQVRTDSRAAKIRPESTTFDGYVRLRLGDDQLIPPPGVCQKLARTVEEWLGVPYLYGGDTKSGCDCSGFVGAMLRVAGKSVPRTSGAIAQAGKPVLGELRFGDVVCTPGHVALYLGSGWQAEAPQMGDVVKKTTIWHRASATARRFLGT, from the coding sequence ATGAAACGCCCGCAAGACATCCAGCGCACCGCGCGGGAGATTGTACTGCCCGACGGTCGCCGTGTCTCGACGCTCTACAAAGACGACTTCCCTGGCGGTGAGGGGCCAGTCTTGCTTACCGCGCGGAGTGTGTGGTGGGGGACGCGGGACATGGTCTTTCGCGCCGACCTGGCCACGGGCAAGCGCGAGGTGTATCTTCCCTGGGCCGGGGGCAAGGGCATCGTGCAGGCGCTGGAGCAGACGGGGGATGCGGTCCAAGTGCGCACCGACTCCCGCGCGGCGAAGATTCGCCCGGAGAGTACCACGTTCGATGGCTACGTCCGCCTGCGGCTCGGCGACGACCAGCTTATCCCGCCGCCGGGAGTCTGCCAAAAGCTCGCGCGCACGGTCGAGGAGTGGCTGGGGGTTCCCTATCTCTACGGCGGCGATACCAAGAGCGGCTGCGACTGCTCGGGGTTTGTGGGGGCGATGCTGCGCGTGGCGGGCAAGAGTGTCCCACGGACATCGGGGGCGATCGCGCAGGCGGGCAAGCCGGTGCTCGGAGAGCTACGCTTTGGCGATGTGGTATGCACGCCGGGCCATGTCGCGCTCTACCTGGGCAGTGGCTGGCAAGCCGAGGCCCCGCAGATGGGCGATGTCGTCAAGAAAACCACGATCTGGCACCGGGCCAGTGCAACTGCTCGGCGGTTTCTGGGCACTTAA